CAGAGCCTGGAGAACCCTGCCTCCAACCTCCATGACTGATGACTCCGCCCTACCCCTGCCCAGGTGGTTTCCTCTTCAGGAACCTTTGCTTTGGGGCAGATTGGGAAAAGGCATGGACTTTTCTGCTGGGCAGGTGGAAGTGCCCTCGAGGGTTCTGCTCTCCACATATTCAAGTGGGCCACTGCATGGGATGGGCTCCATGGTGCCATCTGGGTGATGTATCTGATTTGTTCACAGGTCATCTCAGGCCTGTCACTCTTACTCCTCTATCACAGCAGCCACCAGAGTGGTTTTCCTAAAACACTGACCTGACCGTGTTACTTGCCTACTTATTAAAAACTCTTGGTCCTTTCAAGGGACACGGCTGGTCTCATTCATTCTGTCACCACTGCCCAGTAAGTATGTGCATGCCACAGGGTCAACCTTCTTCATGAAGGGTTTGGACAGTGGCTGTCCCTTGTGTAGCCTGTCAGGGCTCTCGATTTTGGCTCTAAGCAGGGTAGGGGCCCCCTGTGCTTCATTGTCCCAGTGACAAGACTATTGTGACACTCCCCTACTGTGTCTCCTCAGCTAGAGGACCCTCATAATATTTTCCTGCTGGAAACCTCTAGGCTTTCTATGACTCTTTCTCTCCAGTCTCCACTCAAACTTAGTTTAGGTTCCCTCTGAGGAAATGATGACAGAGTGTCCTTTCTTGCCCTGCCCCAAGGGAGCTAGGTCCCTCTGCTGGGGTGAGCACCTGGAGTCATACCTGATAAGCTgttttccccctgcccccagctcatTGCCAGAGGAGAAGAACCGGAATAGCTTCTCCTTTGAGACCTGCCTGAGGCCAAGTGAGAAGCAAGAGGTGGAGCCCAGAGAGCCAGACCCTGAGCAAAAAAGGAGCCGTGCTCGGGAGCGGAGACGTGAGGGGCGCTCTAAGACCTTTGATTGGGCTGAGTTCCGCCCCTTGCAGCAGGCCCTGGCTCAGGAGAGGGCCAGTGCCACAGTGCCCCCCGACACACTCcctgaggcagagctgggagagctgGAGCGGGAACGTGCTCGGAGGCGGGAAGAACGCCGCAAGCGCTTCGGGATGCTTGACACTGTGGATGGGCCAGCCACTGACGATGCAGCCTTGCGGATGGAGGTTGATAGGAGCCCAGGGCTGCCTGTGCCCCCTGACCCCAAGACACAAAATGTCCATGTAGAGATTGAACAACGGTGGCATCAGGTGGAGACCACCCCTCTACGGGAAGAAAAGCAGGTGCCCATTGCCCCTCTGCACCTGTCCTCTGAGGACAGAAGTGACAGGCTCTCCAGTCATGAGCTGACCTCTCTGCTGGAAAAGGAGGTAATGACTAGAGGCAGCCATAAGTGGACAGGTGGGTGGGTTCCATATAGCAGCCTTTCCTGAGCAACCATGGTACCTGGTGGTGGCCTGAGTGGTTCAGCTGCATAACACTGAGGGAGACATGTTCCCTCCCCTCAGGGGCTGGCAGACCATTCAGGAATATAGACACATGGGCGGACAGGTTCTTAGAGTACAGTGTAATTGGTGACAGGTACAGGAAGTGCCAACGCatgctgggtggcagggagggggcaccAGACCTTTCCAGAAGGACAGAGTAGTTTGCCATGTGGCAAGGGCACTGCCATTAAGAGTCAGGGGTGGCCAGAAAAGAGGCTAGTAGGGTTGCAGAGCCCAGGTGGGGGCCTTGTATACTCAGGCTGAAGACGAATGTGAGCAGAGTTAGTTTTTGATCCTCACTAGGCAGCTCTGGGTCAAGCAGGCCAAAGGTGGAGCCAGAGAAGAGCCCCAGTGCTTTCTAGGCAGCCTGGTGACCTTCATTGAGAcctgggagggtgcagggcaggaaGCAGGTGGATTCTAGATATTCAAGATATAAAACAGAGGCCCTTGGTGGCTGAGCAGATGAAAGGTGCCCTGTAACTCACCTCAGTCAGCTGCACTGTGGAGGCCTTTTGTGGAGCAGGCCTCTCGGGGCATCTAGATGCAGAGATGAGCAGCCAGCCCCTGCATTTGAAGCATAATATGTTCCTTCATGAAAACATATGCAGGAACCAAATCTGGGGAACTTCAGTGAGTTTCTAAGTCTGAGCAAGGAGTTCCTGGCCAAGGGGGTACAAATGTGTTCTTTTACATAAGTAGCTAATTGAAGATTTGTCACTTTGGTCTgccttcacttttcttctttttcctagtttATTAGATTTATGAGGCTGGCATCTATCACTAGCATGaacactttgattttatttccatttttttttctttttatttccattttttatgtttGTAAATAAGATAATAAAGACAGTATGCAGTAAGTAAAAGTTCAAACTCACTCTGCTCAAAGCTGCAAAAATGGGCCTGCTGACCAGCAGACCACACACTGAACCGTACATTTATCTAAAGCAGCAATGTCTGAAAGTCAGTTCTCCGCACCTCTCACAGCACATCCTGGCAGCGCCTCCCTGTGCCCTGTCCTCCATCTCCCCACTTCCTGCAGCCtccggggcagggcagggcaggcacgCTGGCCCATGTGGTCCAGTAGGCACCTAGAGAATATTTGAGGAAgagatgaatagatgaatgactGAATTTGAAACCATTGAACGCAAGAAGAGTGTGAAGTAGCTTCCTTACTTTCCACATCTTGTGGAATACTTCAGGAATCCTCTTTGCAGACTTTTATGTGGAATCCCTTGTATAAAAGTGGAATTGTTGTGGTGGGAGACAAGGCAGGGCCTGGAATGAGGCTTGCCTAGGGCAGCACTGGACTTTTTAACCATGCTGAGGATGCAGAAAGGACCCAGAGGCATGATCTTCCTTCTGGTACAGGCACAAAGGCTCAGTTTCTGGTGGGGTCTGAGTACTGGAACCTTAAGCAGGTGTGAAAATTTTGTGGGCCTTCCGTGTAACAGGTCTGCCATGTTATAGATGTATATATACTTACAGTGGGAGCCTTCTGTTCCAGATGCTGCACTTCAGGGCAGATTAGCTTATCCCTGACCTCTAGAAGGCCAGGGAGGATTCTGCTCAGTCCAGCTCATGCCAGAAATGCCACTCTGGGCCTGCACTGTACTGCTGCTTCTCTCTGTTGCTGTCATGGTGCTTAAAAATGCATGTCTTTCTGCCAACAGTTGGAGCAGAGCCAGAAGGAGGCCTCAGACCTTTTGGAGCAAAACCGGCTCCTACAGGATCAACTGAGAGTGGCTCTGGGCCGGgagcagagtgcccgggaaggcTATGTGCTGCAGGTAGGGCTGAGGGGCTGCCTCGGTGCTCGAGATGCACTCAGGGCCTCTGTGCAAAGGACTCCAGCAGGCTAAGAATGTGCAAAACCTGCCTGAGCAGGAGCCGCCTCTGCCAGGTGCCATCCTCTGGCTCCTCTGCCCCAGGACTGTGGCTCTCAGAGCCTGAAACTTCTATATCTAAgggtttttcctttgttttttaataaagtaattttggtgttttttttttcttctcaaaataacccaatatatatttattatgaataCCATACACTTGCAAGTCACTtctaagttgtttatttttttaaaaaacagtaatagGCCTATTTTACAGATTGAAGAAATTGAGTAACAGCCAGCCAAGTGCCTCCTTATGACCAAGTTAGTGGCAGAGGTGGCAATGGGTCCTCCTTCCCTATCTGTGTCTATACCATACCTAACAGGTAGACCTGGGCTACTACCACTAGCTCAGTGGTCCCACTTCTTTCTACCTAGACTGAAGTTTCAAGGAGAAAATGTGGCCATTCAGCCCTGAGCCAGTCTAGAAGGGGAGATGAGGAGAGCCACAGCCTGGGTCCTAAGCTGAGGGCCCAGACCAAGTATCCACCACCAAAGATCTCTGTGCCCCTGTCCTGCTCAGCAAGCAGATTCACAGAGAGCACTGAGCACTGCTGGGGGATGTCTCCCCAGGCAGTAGGTCAGCTGGACAGGGTGGGCCGGTGTGGGCTGACTGTCCTACAGCATTCTAGGCCCTATTCTAGTTCTGGGGTACAAAGTAAAACACTCCTGCCCTGTGGAGTGACATGCTGGTGGGGAGAGACAACTGGGCGAAAGCAAAATGGGTTGATGGAACAGGGCTCTCTGCCAAAGCTGAGGACTCAGCTGTTAAGTCAGGGTTCTGGATTTAAGTGTaggctctgccactgaccagcACAAGctggtgtcccctcccccacagcattAGCTTCTCCTAGATTGTCTAGACTTAGACCTTGTCCTGATGGCCCTTCCAGCTCTCAGTGACTCCGAGTCTCTATGAATAGTTGCTATGTCAACATTTTCAGATCATCGTGCCTTGGCTGCCTCTGTCCAAGGCATCCTGGGTACCTCGTGAACCCCCTAGGCAGAGTGTGCCTTCTTGCCGCTATCCATGCCatttttgttgctttctgtttcttccatttctttttcccccaaCTTGGACTGTGGCCCTGGGCGCCTGtgtgccctgcaccctcctccccagccctttcTGCCATAGTCACTGCTGTGCCCAGTTCAGTTATTGCCATGCTCCAGGAGCTGGTGATGGTGGGCATCTTTCATACATGGCTCACTCTGGGCTTTCTGGGTCATTTGTGCAGAACTCCAGATCTGAGGAGCATCTTTTTAAACCTTGGTTGGGCCCCCGTCCTATACGAATTCACTTAACATCGGGTGGTAAAGATACTAGCAGGAGACTTTGCACATCTTAACCTCAGAACCTACCTCTGTGTCTAACTTGGAGGATTGCATGATCCTGCACCCAGTCCCTTATCAGTTGGCACTGGGCAGAACTGGCTTCTAAATACCTTCCCACTAGGTCTAATAGGTTGCTTTTACCTCCCTTCGCACTTTGGGAATGCTTATAATCAGAAGTCAGAAGGAGCAAGGACCTTTGGGGTTAGGGTCAGAAGGAGTCTGCCCAGGAACGGCACTGTGCTAACTGTGCTGGGAGGAGAAGCTTGCATGGTTTGGACTTGCAGAGGAGTGTAACTTAATAACGTAACTGAGTGTCACATCTGTGGCTTCCCCAGCAGACTGAGGCAGGCCAAATTCTTAGGCTGGGCTGTTACCACTTTTGTtcatgttcttgttttttttcctgtgttattaGTTCTGTCTAGTCTGCATGCCTTTCCTTTTGGGGAGTTTTGTTtcgtttgtgttttgttttttgcatgcTTCTTCACACTTTCTTATTTTGAATTCCAtgaaagtttgtttgttttgttgattatcaCATTTTACTCCATGGTTTTTGTTTTCCCCTCATTTTGTCTTCTTACAGGTAGTTCTTCCTGTTACTGTAGAGGACGAGCTCCACTTCCAAAAGGAAAATGTTCGGATGTCACCTTGCTGACATTCCTGAGCAGtagcctcccttccttctctccctgtcctAGAAGGAAGTGACATCATCACTTGCACCCTGCCTCCTGTGCTTTTTTAGGGTTGATTGTCTAGAGCTGTGtaccttttgttttgcaaaacAAACAGATGCCCATGCTCTactcccccttctttccttcctctctcttgttCTCAGTCTTTGTTTTTGCTTACCCATGTGTTccattattctttttgtttggttACTTCTCCTAGAAGCTGTATGATTAGAGTTGTTTTGGTGttattgttcatgttttctgTTTACCTGGAAGCAACACTTACCAAAATAATTAAGATgatttgttggattttttttttaatgaaaaaaattgtgcCACGGATAATTATCGGCAAACCCACCAAGGAGCTTTTCTGTGGTTGACCCCGGCCAGAGGTGTGACACTCAGAACTGGGAAGCCCGAGTGTTTCTAACCACTGTTTAATCGGTTTTTTTAAGACTGAAGTGGCCACCTCCCAACCTGGTGCCTGGCAGAGGCTCCACAGAGTCAATCAAGATCTGCAAAGGGAGCTGGAGGTCCAGTGCCGGCGCCAGGGGCTAACCACGCAGCAGACCCAGGCCCCGAAGCACAGCTACGGGGAGGCCAAGGAGACAGTCCAGCACCACGAGGCCGAGATCCACAGCCTTCAGGCGAGGCTCAGCAATGCTGCCGCTGAGCTCACCATCAAGGAACAGGCACTGGCCAAGCTCAAGGATGACCTGAAACTGGAGAAGGACAAGGTCCGTGAGCATTTGGAGGAGTGGCAGCACAGCAAGGCTGCGCTGAGCGGTCAGCTCCAGGCCAGCGAGCAGAAACTCAAGAGCGCAGAGGCCCTGCTGCTAGAGAAGACACAGGCACTGCGGGACTTGGAGACACAACAGGCGCTGCAGAGGGACCGGCAGAAGGAGGTGCAAAGGCTGCAGGAGCGCATCACTGATCTCAGCCAGCAGCTCAGTGCCAGTGAGCAGGCCCAGCAGCTGATGGAGGAGAAGCTGCAGAGGAACTACGAGCTGCTGCTGGAGAGCTGTGAGAAGGAGAAGCAGGTGCTGCTGCAGAACCTGAGGCAGGTGGAGGACAAGGCCAGTGCCTATGAGAACCAGCTCCAGGACCATGAACGACAGATGGAGCTCCTCCAGAAGGAGAAACTTAGTGCCAGGTTTGAGGGCAGCGAGGCCATGCAccagctggaggagcagctgcAGGTGAAGGAGGCCAGCATCCACAAGCTGGCTGAGCATGTCCAAAGCCTCAGAGATGAGCGGGACCTGATCAAGCAGCGGTTCCAGGAGCTGATGGAGCGCGTTGCCCTGTCTGATGGGGACGTTGCTGAGCTTCAGAAGAAgctgaggggaagagaggcagacTACCAGAACCTGGAGCACTCCTACAGGAGAGTAGCCAGCCAGCTCCAGGGCATGCACACTCTgctgaaagagaaggaggaagagctgAAGCACATCAAGGAAATgcatgagaaagttctggaaaagAAAGATCAGGACCTCAATGAGGCTTTGGTTAAAATGGTTGCCTTGGGGAGCAGCTTAGAGGAAACAGAAATGAAGCTCCAGACAAAGGAAGAGATTTTAAGGAAGTTTACAAAGGCATCATTAGAGGAAGCTGAGGAGCTGCAGAGCTCCctggaagaagcagaggaggaTGACATTGCACTTTCAGGCCCACAGCTCCAAGCCTCAGGCTCATCTTCAGGCTTCCCACCCTTGAGGCTCGAGGAGGATGACTCAGGGGCTGCTCTTAAGGAGAAACATGGGCACAGCAGCCCTAGGACAGAAGTGAGCATAATACCCCCAAAGTCAGAAGTGCCTGACAAGGAGGAGCACTCgaagaacacagaaaaatgtGATCAGGGGGTACCCAGTATGAAAAGGCAAAGAATCCGGTTCTCCACAATCCAGTGCCAGAAATACACCCAGCCTGATGGGTCCGAGAAGACCTGGACCAGTAGCACGTCTTCTGACACTAGTCAGGACCGGTCGCCCTCAGAGGAAAGCATGTCCTCAGAGGCCACCCTGAGCTCTCTCCCTGCAGCCAGTGATTCTGATACCTACCTCTCGATAATACACTCCCTGGAGACCAAGCTCTACATCACAGAAGAAAAGCTCAAAGATGTGACAGTGAAGCTGGAGAGCCAGCAGGGCCAGAGCCAGGAGGCCCTGCTCACACTCCACCACCAGTGGGCTGGCACCGAGGCACGGCTCCGAGAGCAGCTCCATGCCAGCCTACTCCAGGTTGGTGTGCTGGCCTCCCAGCTGGAGCAGGAAAAACAGGCTAGGGCAAAAATAGTTGAAAATCACGTCGGGGAGCTTGGCAATTTCCATGTAAAAAACACTCAGGCCTTGGCTTGCTTAGAAAATTGCCGCGAACAACTACGATCTCTGCCAGGGTCTGGCCAGGAGGaagcacaggaggcaggagcggGCCCCCTGGCCAGCATCGAGAGAGTGTTAGTCCATGCCATCCAGGCCCTACGTCACTGGCCAGCCCCTGCAGACAGCAGGGCCCATGCTCAGCTAGAGGAAGGGAGAATcttggagaaggggaaagagactTCGCAGCAGCCACCTCACCTGCCTGAACTGACTGAGCAGGAGCAGCTTAAGCTACTTTCTGATCAAATAGCTCTGGAAGCCTCACTGATAAATCAAATAGCagactctttaaaaaatacaacatcaGATATCTCGCGTGTTCTCCATGAGATTTCTCAGTCAGGGAGGTTGCCCCTGGAGTCTGGAAGCACAGCATCCTGTCTTGGGGCTGCAGCAGACACTTGGGCTAAGAAGGTGCTGGTGGATGGTGAATTCTGGAGCCAGGTTGAGTCCCTGAGTAAGCACCTGGGGATGCTGGGAGGAGAGGCAGCTAGTGCATCAGGAGGTGGGCAGCAGAGCATCCCACAagccctggtccctgccctggCCGATGCTACATGGGTCCGGGCGGAGCTCAGCTTTGCTGTGCAGTCGTTGAGGGAGTCATTCCACCGTCGGTTGCAGAGCATCCAGGAGACTCTCCGGGGGACCCAGACGGCCCTGCAGCAGCATAAGCACATGCTGGGGGAAATCCTGGGAGCCTACCAAACCCCTGACTTTGAGAGAGTGATGCAGCAGGTCTCGGAAGCCCTCACGCTTCCAGCAGGCATTATAGATGGTGTACAGGTGTCCTGGGACTTGAGCTCATTAGGAGAAGAACTGAGTCATCAAGATGAAGCCAGCTCCCAGGAACCCTTTCACTTGTCGGATCAGAGCTCCGGGGCCCTCGTTGCTATTCAGGAAGAACTCGCCCTGCAGCTTAAAGATAAGGCCAGCCTCTTAAGAGATATATCTGCCTCTTTAACTTCTCTCCCCCCTGTGGAATCAGTAAGAGATTGTCAGAAGCTTCTTCAGGTGTCCCAGAATCTTTCCTATAACACTTATTTGGGAGGCCTTGGTCAATATTCTTCATTATTAGTTAAAGATGCAATCATTCAGGCGCAGGTGTGTTATGCAGCCTGCAAAATCCGGCTGGAGTATGAAAAGGAGCTCCAGTGCTACAAGGAGTCCTGGCAGAGCACAGGGGCTTCCTGTCAGGAACACGAGCAGGCTGTTGGGGCCCTGAGGGAGGAGTACAAGGAACTTCTCCAGAAGCAGAAGAGCGAGTACCTGGAAGTGATTGCCATCGTTCAAAGGGAAAATGCAGAGCTCAAGGCCCAGGTCACCCAGCTAGACCATCAGCAGAGGTACCTGGAAGAAGTAGAAAGCAAGCACAGTGAAAACATGTTTGCCCTGCAAGGGAGGTATGAGGAGGAAATCAGGTGTGTGGTGGAGCAGTTGAACAGAGCAGAGAATACACTGCAGGCTGAGCACAGCAGAGTCCTCAGCCAGCTGGATGCCTCCGTCAGAGACAGGCAGGACATGGAGAAGCACCACGTGGAGCAGATGCAGACCCTGGAGGATAAGTTCCAGCTTAAGGTCAAAGAGCTACAGACCATCCATGAGGAAGAGCTGAGGACCTTGCAGGAGCACTACTCCCAGAACCTCCAGTGCCTGCAGGAGAGACTCTGCCACTACCAGGGGCGGCCCCTGGAAGCCCTCCTGGCTAGCAGCCCCCACGAGCTGCCCACCTCGACCTGGCCATCCAACCAGCCCCAGGAGCCCCTGCAGGTGGCCAATGGGGAGACTGACTCCATGACAGGGCTGAGAGAGCGCATCCAGGAGCTGGAGGCGCAGATGGACATCATGCGGGAGGAGCTGGAGCACAAGGACCTGGAGGGCAACACAGCCACGCTGCGAGAGAAGTACCAGAAAGACTTTGAGAACCTTAAGGTTTTGAAGCATCGTTTAATTGTAAAGCAGTCGAGAGGCAGGCATTTGCCTGCTTTTTGGGGGGCAGTGTCTGGTGCATCAGACTCTCAGGGTGGAGCTGGGAGATAGTTCTTGGCCCTGAGTTACTGTATAAGCAGAATGTCGTCAACAGTCTGTGTATTTGACTCTTCATTCACCATGGTGTGG
This window of the Desmodus rotundus isolate HL8 chromosome 9, HLdesRot8A.1, whole genome shotgun sequence genome carries:
- the MPRIP gene encoding myosin phosphatase Rho-interacting protein isoform X3 translates to MSAAKENPCRKFQANIFNKSKCQNCFKPRESHLLNDEDLTQAKPIYGGWLLLAPDGTDFDNPVHRSRKWQRRFFILYEHGLLRYALDEMPTTLPQGTINMNQCTDVVDGEGRTGQKFSLCILTPEKEHFIRAETKEIISGWLEMLMIYPRTNKQNQKKKRKVEPPTPQEPGPAKMAVTTTSSSIPSAEKVPTTKSTLWQEEMRAKDQPDGSSLSPAQSPSQSQPPATSTLREPGLEGKDEESTMSSDRMDSGRKVRVESGYFSLEKTKQDLKAEEQQLPQPVSPPSPSTPNNRYSGPGPPSQELGHPLPSLGPRPPCRMVCSSSLSSLDVASQPPAHMDSGSTGGRGAERLGCTLAFKASRQYATLADVPKAIRISYREAFQVERRRLERSTRARSPGREEVARLFGNERRRSQVIEKFEALDIEKAEHMETNLLAGPSPSSDTRQGRSERRAFPRKRDLPSDAPTAPLPDTSASPLSPHRRAKSLDRRSMESSLTPDLLNFKKGWLTKQYEDGQWKKHWFVLADQSLRYYRDSVAEEAADLDGEIDLSTCFDVTEYPVQRNYGFQIHTKEGEFTLSAMTSGIRRNWIQTIMKHVHPTSAPDVTSSLPEEKNRNSFSFETCLRPSEKQEVEPREPDPEQKRSRARERRREGRSKTFDWAEFRPLQQALAQERASATVPPDTLPEAELGELERERARRREERRKRFGMLDTVDGPATDDAALRMEVDRSPGLPVPPDPKTQNVHVEIEQRWHQVETTPLREEKQVPIAPLHLSSEDRSDRLSSHELTSLLEKELEQSQKEASDLLEQNRLLQDQLRVALGREQSAREGYVLQTEVATSQPGAWQRLHRVNQDLQRELEVQCRRQGLTTQQTQAPKHSYGEAKETVQHHEAEIHSLQARLSNAAAELTIKEQALAKLKDDLKLEKDKVREHLEEWQHSKAALSGQLQASEQKLKSAEALLLEKTQALRDLETQQALQRDRQKEVQRLQERITDLSQQLSASEQAQQLMEEKLQRNYELLLESCEKEKQVLLQNLRQVEDKASAYENQLQDHERQMELLQKEKLSARFEGSEAMHQLEEQLQVKEASIHKLAEHVQSLRDERDLIKQRFQELMERVALSDGDVAELQKKLRGREADYQNLEHSYRRVASQLQGMHTLLKEKEEELKHIKEMHEKVLEKKDQDLNEALVKMVALGSSLEETEMKLQTKEEILRKFTKASLEEAEELQSSLEEAEEDDIALSGPQLQASGSSSGFPPLRLEEDDSGAALKEKHGHSSPRTEVSIIPPKSEVPDKEEHSKNTEKCDQGVPSMKRQRIRFSTIQCQKYTQPDGSEKTWTSSTSSDTSQDRSPSEESMSSEATLSSLPAASDSDTYLSIIHSLETKLYITEEKLKDVTVKLESQQGQSQEALLTLHHQWAGTEARLREQLHASLLQVGVLASQLEQEKQARAKIVENHVGELGNFHVKNTQALACLENCREQLRSLPGSGQEEAQEAGAGPLASIERVLVHAIQALRHWPAPADSRAHAQLEEGRILEKGKETSQQPPHLPELTEQEQLKLLSDQIALEASLINQIADSLKNTTSDISRVLHEISQSGRLPLESGSTASCLGAAADTWAKKVLVDGEFWSQVESLSKHLGMLGGEAASASGGGQQSIPQALVPALADATWVRAELSFAVQSLRESFHRRLQSIQETLRGTQTALQQHKHMLGEILGAYQTPDFERVMQQVSEALTLPAGIIDGVQVSWDLSSLGEELSHQDEASSQEPFHLSDQSSGALVAIQEELALQLKDKASLLRDISASLTSLPPVESVRDCQKLLQVSQNLSYNTYLGGLGQYSSLLVKDAIIQAQVCYAACKIRLEYEKELQCYKESWQSTGASCQEHEQAVGALREEYKELLQKQKSEYLEVIAIVQRENAELKAQVTQLDHQQRYLEEVESKHSENMFALQGRYEEEIRCVVEQLNRAENTLQAEHSRVLSQLDASVRDRQDMEKHHVEQMQTLEDKFQLKVKELQTIHEEELRTLQEHYSQNLQCLQERLCHYQGRPLEALLASSPHELPTSTWPSNQPQEPLQVANGETDSMTGLRERIQELEAQMDIMREELEHKDLEGNTATLREKYQKDFENLKATCERGFAAMEETHQKKIEDLQRQHQRELEKLREEKDRLLAEETAATISAIEAMKNAHREEMERELEKSQRSQISSINSDIEALRRQYLEELQSVQRELEVLSEQYSQKCLENAHLAQALEAERQALRQCQRENQELNAHNQELNNRLAAEIARLRTLLTGDAGGEAAGSPLTQGKDAYELEVLLRVKESEIQYLKQEISSLKDELQTALRDKKYASDKYKDIYTELSIVRAKADCDISRLKEQLKTATEALGEKSPENTPVSGYDIMKSKSNPDFLKKDRSCVSRQLRNIRSKSLKEGLTVQERLKLFESRDLKKD
- the MPRIP gene encoding myosin phosphatase Rho-interacting protein isoform X4, translating into MSAAKENPCRKFQANIFNKSKCQNCFKPRESHLLNDEDLTQAKPIYGGWLLLAPDGTDFDNPVHRSRKWQRRFFILYEHGLLRYALDEMKLPHCSAQWLHHCVFPPAAHKGSDFFTSWSTPVLSIFIITNLPTTLPQGTINMNQCTDVVDGEGRTGQKFSLCILTPEKEHFIRAETKEIISGWLEMLMIYPRTNKQNQKKKRKVEPPTPQEPGPAKMAVTTTSSSIPSAEKVPTTKSTLWQEEMRAKDQPDGSSLSPAQSPSQSQPPATSTLREPGLEGKDEESTMSSDRMDSGRKVRVESGYFSLEKTKQDLKAEEQQLPQPVSPPSPSTPNNRYSGPGPPSQELGHPLPSLGPRPPCRMVCSSSLSSLDVASQPPAHMDSGSTGGRGAERLGCTLAFKASRQYATLADVPKAIRISYREAFQVERRRLERSTRARSPGREEVARLFGNERRRSQVIEKFEALDIEKAEHMETNLLAGPSPSSDTRQGRSERRAFPRKRDLPSDAPTAPLPDTSASPLSPHRRAKSLDRRSMESSLTPDLLNFKKGWLTKQYEDGQWKKHWFVLADQSLRYYRDSVAEEAADLDGEIDLSTCFDVTEYPVQRNYGFQIHTKEGEFTLSAMTSGIRRNWIQTIMKHVHPTSAPDVTSSLPEEKNRNSFSFETCLRPSEKQEVEPREPDPEQKRSRARERRREGRSKTFDWAEFRPLQQALAQERASATVPPDTLPEAELGELERERARRREERRKRFGMLDTVDGPATDDAALRMEVDRSPGLPVPPDPKTQNVHVEIEQRWHQVETTPLREEKQVPIAPLHLSSEDRSDRLSSHELTSLLEKELEQSQKEASDLLEQNRLLQDQLRVALGREQSAREGYVLQTEVATSQPGAWQRLHRVNQDLQRELEVQCRRQGLTTQQTQAPKHSYGEAKETVQHHEAEIHSLQARLSNAAAELTIKEQALAKLKDDLKLEKDKVREHLEEWQHSKAALSGQLQASEQKLKSAEALLLEKTQALRDLETQQALQRDRQKEVQRLQERITDLSQQLSASEQAQQLMEEKLQRNYELLLESCEKEKQVLLQNLRQVEDKASAYENQLQDHERQMELLQKEKLSARFEGSEAMHQLEEQLQVKEASIHKLAEHVQSLRDERDLIKQRFQELMERVALSDGDVAELQKKLRGREADYQNLEHSYRRVASQLQGMHTLLKEKEEELKHIKEMHEKVLEKKDQDLNEALVKMVALGSSLEETEMKLQTKEEILRKFTKASLEEAEELQSSLEEAEEDDIALSGPQLQASGSSSGFPPLRLEEDDSGAALKEKHGHSSPRTEVSIIPPKSEVPDKEEHSKNTEKCDQGVPSMKRQRIRFSTIQCQKYTQPDGSEKTWTSSTSSDTSQDRSPSEESMSSEATLSSLPAASDSDTYLSIIHSLETKLYITEEKLKDVTVKLESQQGQSQEALLTLHHQWAGTEARLREQLHASLLQVGVLASQLEQEKQARAKIVENHVGELGNFHVKNTQALACLENCREQLRSLPGSGQEEAQEAGAGPLASIERVLVHAIQALRHWPAPADSRAHAQLEEGRILEKGKETSQQPPHLPELTEQEQLKLLSDQIALEASLINQIADSLKNTTSDISRVLHEISQSGRLPLESGSTASCLGAAADTWAKKVLVDGEFWSQVESLSKHLGMLGGEAASASGGGQQSIPQALVPALADATWVRAELSFAVQSLRESFHRRLQSIQETLRGTQTALQQHKHMLGEILGAYQTPDFERVMQQVSEALTLPAGIIDGVQVSWDLSSLGEELSHQDEASSQEPFHLSDQSSGALVAIQEELALQLKDKASLLRDISASLTSLPPVESVRDCQKLLQVSQNLSYNTYLGGLGQYSSLLVKDAIIQAQVCYAACKIRLEYEKELQCYKESWQSTGASCQEHEQAVGALREEYKELLQKQKSEYLEVIAIVQRENAELKAQVTQLDHQQRYLEEVESKHSENMFALQGRYEEEIRCVVEQLNRAENTLQAEHSRVLSQLDASVRDRQDMEKHHVEQMQTLEDKFQLKVKELQTIHEEELRTLQEHYSQNLQCLQERLCHYQGRPLEALLASSPHELPTSTWPSNQPQEPLQVANGETDSMTGLRERIQELEAQMDIMREELEHKDLEGNTATLREKYQKDFENLKATCERGFAAMEETHQKKIEDLQRQHQRELEKLREEKDRLLAEETAATISAIEAMKNAHREEMERELEKSQRSQISSINSDIEALRRQYLEELQSVQRELEVLSEQYSQKCLENAHLAQALEAERQALRQCQRENQELNAHNQELNNRLAAEIARLRTLLTGDAGGEAAGSPLTQGKDAYELEVLLRVKESEIQYLKQEISSLKDELQTALRVSQAVLE